In the genome of Halapricum salinum, one region contains:
- a CDS encoding HTH domain-containing protein, with protein sequence MSSIELTPSQQNILQELVNLYRESESAVKGEDIADKVDRNPGTIRNQMQSLKALQLVEGVPGPKGGYKPTANAYDALQIQEMEHAAEVPLFHNGERVEEANVEEIDLTSVHHPENCRAEIKLQGSISGFKEGDTITVGPTPLSKLQIVGTLSGKDDTANSLILTIDDMVAPAEEPEH encoded by the coding sequence ATGTCATCGATCGAACTGACGCCGAGTCAGCAAAACATCCTGCAGGAATTGGTCAATCTCTACCGCGAGAGCGAGAGTGCAGTCAAAGGCGAAGATATCGCCGATAAAGTCGACCGCAATCCGGGGACGATTCGCAACCAGATGCAGAGTCTGAAGGCGCTCCAGCTCGTCGAGGGCGTACCGGGACCGAAAGGTGGGTACAAGCCGACCGCCAACGCCTACGACGCCCTCCAGATCCAGGAGATGGAGCACGCCGCCGAGGTACCACTGTTTCACAACGGCGAGCGCGTCGAAGAGGCCAACGTCGAGGAGATCGACCTCACGAGCGTCCATCACCCCGAAAACTGCCGTGCGGAGATCAAACTCCAGGGCTCGATCTCGGGATTCAAAGAGGGCGATACGATCACTGTCGGGCCGACGCCGCTGTCGAAACTCCAGATTGTCGGCACGCTCAGCGGCAAAGACGACACTGCCAACAGCCTCATTCTGACCATCGACGACATGGTCGCGCCTGCCGAAGAGCCCGAACACTAG